Proteins encoded in a region of the Marinobacter arenosus genome:
- a CDS encoding Maf family protein has translation MNFPPLLLASSSPYRRELMKRLGLRFETASPDIDETPEPGETADQLATRLSEAKARALAATYPGYWIIGSDQVACLPNGTLLHKPGNHEAAIRQLSQSSGHEVLFMTGLTLLDADSGHLQNHCEPFTVHFRDLAFAEIDAYLRREQPYDCAGSFRMEGLGVTLFSRMEGRDPNSLIGLPLIALNDMLRHWGRNPLLEI, from the coding sequence ATGAACTTCCCTCCCCTGCTACTGGCCTCGTCATCGCCCTACCGCCGCGAACTCATGAAAAGGCTTGGCCTGAGATTTGAGACTGCAAGCCCCGACATTGACGAAACCCCGGAACCGGGTGAAACCGCAGACCAACTCGCCACCCGGCTGTCAGAGGCCAAGGCCCGTGCCCTGGCGGCAACCTACCCGGGGTACTGGATTATCGGCTCCGACCAGGTCGCCTGCCTACCAAACGGCACCCTACTCCATAAACCGGGGAATCACGAGGCGGCGATTCGCCAGCTGAGCCAGAGCAGCGGCCACGAGGTGCTGTTCATGACCGGCCTGACCCTACTGGACGCCGACTCCGGACACCTGCAGAACCACTGTGAACCGTTCACCGTGCACTTCAGGGACCTGGCATTCGCGGAAATTGACGCCTACCTTCGCCGAGAGCAACCCTACGATTGCGCCGGCAGCTTCCGCATGGAAGGCCTCGGCGTCACCCTGTTCAGCCGCATGGAAGGGCGCGACCCGAACAGCCTGATTGGCCTTCCCCTGATCGCACTGAACGACATGCTGCGACATTGGGGGAGAAACCCGTTACTGGAAATCTGA
- a CDS encoding S49 family peptidase, protein MTDWDSDKTPEWGDEPVAPQAGRKGPNLPPESGRDWKLIEKLVMSLQAEQRRSRRWGIFFKFLTFGYLIALLVMFQLPLGDTIDAATGKHTALVEVNGPIASDELASADNIVGALRAAFEEKNAAAVVLRINSPGGSPVQSGYVYDEIKRLREEYPDKKVYAVISDIGASGAYYIASAADEIYANRASLVGSIGVVAGGFGFTGVMEKVGVDRRLYTAGENKAFLDPFSPEQDEEVAFWQGVLENTHKQFIEAVKAGRGDRLADDDRLFSGLVWSGEQAVELGLVDGLGSASWVARQLVGHEDLVDYSRRKSPLQDLVDQLGVAFGEGFAGHLLESRLELR, encoded by the coding sequence ATGACTGACTGGGATTCCGATAAAACACCCGAGTGGGGTGACGAGCCCGTTGCGCCGCAGGCCGGCCGAAAGGGGCCGAATCTGCCGCCGGAAAGCGGCCGGGACTGGAAGTTGATTGAAAAGCTGGTGATGTCGCTCCAGGCCGAGCAGCGTCGTAGCCGGCGCTGGGGTATCTTCTTCAAGTTCCTGACTTTTGGTTACCTGATTGCCTTGTTGGTCATGTTCCAGTTGCCCCTCGGGGACACCATCGATGCGGCGACGGGCAAACATACGGCGTTGGTCGAAGTGAATGGACCCATTGCGTCCGACGAGCTGGCCAGCGCTGACAACATTGTGGGCGCGCTGCGCGCCGCGTTTGAAGAAAAGAATGCCGCGGCTGTGGTTCTGCGCATCAACAGTCCCGGCGGAAGTCCGGTGCAGTCGGGTTATGTCTATGATGAGATCAAGCGCCTGAGGGAGGAATACCCCGACAAGAAGGTGTATGCGGTCATTTCGGACATCGGGGCGTCCGGCGCCTACTACATTGCGTCTGCGGCTGATGAGATCTATGCCAACCGCGCCAGCCTGGTCGGTTCCATCGGTGTCGTAGCTGGCGGGTTTGGTTTCACGGGAGTTATGGAGAAAGTGGGCGTGGATCGCCGGCTCTACACCGCCGGTGAGAACAAGGCGTTCCTGGACCCATTCTCACCGGAGCAGGATGAGGAAGTGGCTTTCTGGCAGGGGGTTCTGGAAAATACCCACAAGCAGTTCATTGAGGCGGTCAAGGCGGGGCGTGGTGATCGCCTTGCGGATGACGATCGCTTGTTCAGCGGCCTGGTCTGGAGCGGTGAGCAGGCGGTGGAGCTGGGTCTGGTAGATGGCCTGGGTAGCGCCTCCTGGGTGGCCCGCCAGCTTGTCGGCCACGAAGACCTGGTGGACTACAGTCGCCGCAAGTCGCCCTTGCAGGATCTCGTCGATCAGCTCGGTGTTGCGTTTGGCGAGGGGTTTGCCGGGCACTTACTTGAGTCCCGTCTGGAGCTCCGTTGA
- a CDS encoding HAD family hydrolase: MKVKVVIFDWDGTLVDSVEHIADSLHQAATDLGYPQLEREAYRDIIGLGMVEALEKLYPGISREEMNAIREGYGRYFFSKVTTPQNVFDGMADVVADLRGSGRGCSVATGKSRRGLDMALASSGLGAHFDITRCADETRSKPDPTMLEEIVRFYGIEPADAVMIGDTRYDLDMAQRLGMPSIGVEWGVHKRDVLEDYSPHAIVDNVADLRRVLGL, from the coding sequence ATGAAGGTCAAAGTCGTTATTTTTGATTGGGACGGGACTCTCGTGGATTCCGTCGAACACATTGCTGACAGTCTGCATCAGGCCGCTACCGATCTGGGGTATCCTCAGCTCGAGAGGGAGGCCTACCGGGATATTATCGGGCTTGGAATGGTGGAGGCGTTAGAAAAGCTCTATCCGGGAATCAGTCGCGAGGAAATGAACGCCATTCGGGAAGGGTATGGCCGATATTTCTTCAGCAAGGTGACGACGCCCCAGAATGTTTTTGACGGTATGGCGGACGTTGTCGCCGATCTTCGAGGCTCGGGTCGTGGCTGTTCGGTCGCCACGGGCAAAAGCCGGCGCGGCCTTGATATGGCCCTGGCGTCCAGCGGTCTGGGAGCGCATTTTGATATTACCCGGTGTGCGGATGAAACCCGATCCAAGCCCGACCCCACCATGCTCGAGGAGATTGTCCGATTTTACGGCATCGAACCGGCGGACGCCGTCATGATCGGCGACACCCGGTATGATCTTGATATGGCGCAACGACTGGGCATGCCGTCGATCGGGGTTGAATGGGGGGTGCACAAGCGTGACGTCCTCGAGGACTATTCGCCGCACGCCATCGTCGACAACGTGGCCGACCTGCGCCGGGTGCTGGGTCTCTGA
- the rluC gene encoding 23S rRNA pseudouridine(955/2504/2580) synthase RluC produces MSRKPATRKSARNERPEAQSAGRKEVRQGVQWVTVDEDNEGQRVDNFLLAQLRGVPKSIIYRVVRKGEVRVNKGRVKPDTRLKSGDQVRIPPVTRKEKPAQAEPGSRVQGVMEAAVVFENDQMLVVNKPSGIAVHGGSGLSFGLIEVLRSARPEARFLELVHRLDRDTSGLVMVAKKRSALRFLQDELRQKRIRKHYHALVAGHWSDSVGRVDVPLLRYEMPNGERRVKVDEAGKSSLTVYRCLERYEGYSLVEASPITGRTHQIRVHCAWAGHPIAGDDKYMDDVSLKAFRTIGGQRLMLHARALEFALPVSGEAMRLEAPYDDAFNDVLKKLEARNRNR; encoded by the coding sequence ATGTCCCGCAAGCCCGCGACCAGAAAATCCGCCCGGAACGAGAGGCCCGAAGCGCAGTCTGCAGGGCGGAAAGAAGTCCGTCAGGGGGTCCAGTGGGTCACGGTCGACGAGGACAACGAAGGGCAGCGGGTCGACAACTTTCTACTGGCGCAGCTGCGCGGAGTCCCCAAAAGCATCATTTATCGGGTAGTTCGTAAGGGTGAGGTGCGCGTTAACAAGGGTCGCGTCAAGCCGGATACCCGGCTCAAATCGGGGGACCAGGTCCGCATTCCGCCCGTTACCCGTAAAGAAAAGCCGGCACAAGCTGAGCCGGGTAGTCGGGTGCAAGGGGTTATGGAGGCCGCGGTTGTTTTCGAGAATGATCAGATGCTGGTGGTTAACAAGCCGTCGGGCATTGCAGTGCATGGAGGCAGTGGTCTCAGTTTTGGTCTGATTGAGGTGTTGCGGTCGGCTCGGCCGGAGGCACGTTTCCTTGAGCTGGTGCATCGGCTCGATCGCGATACGTCAGGTCTCGTTATGGTGGCCAAGAAGCGGTCCGCACTTCGGTTCCTTCAGGATGAGCTGCGCCAGAAGCGGATCCGGAAGCATTATCATGCGCTGGTCGCCGGCCATTGGTCGGATTCGGTCGGTCGTGTGGATGTGCCGCTTCTGCGCTATGAGATGCCGAATGGTGAGCGCCGGGTAAAAGTGGATGAGGCGGGCAAGTCTTCCCTCACGGTCTACCGGTGCCTTGAGCGTTATGAGGGTTACAGCCTGGTGGAAGCGTCGCCGATTACGGGTCGGACCCATCAGATCCGGGTTCACTGTGCCTGGGCGGGTCATCCGATTGCCGGTGACGACAAGTATATGGATGATGTGAGCCTGAAAGCGTTCCGTACGATCGGCGGGCAGCGGCTCATGCTTCACGCCCGCGCGCTCGAGTTTGCCCTGCCAGTAAGCGGAGAGGCGATGCGCCTGGAAGCGCCCTACGACGATGCATTCAACGACGTGCTCAAAAAGCTCGAAGCGCGTAACAGGAATCGATAA
- the rne gene encoding ribonuclease E, with the protein MKRMLINATHPEELRVALVDGQRLFDLDIESSSREQKKANIYKGRITRVEPSLEAAFVDFGAERHGFLPLKEISKEYFKKSPGQIEGKINIKDVVSEGQEVIVQVDKEERGNKGAALTTFISLAGRYLVLMPNNPRAGGISRRIEGDERAQLKEAMNDVQVPKSMGIIVRTAGIGRTTEELQWDLDYLVQFWEAITQAAGERKAPFLIHQESNVIIRAVRDYLRQDIGEVLIDANGVYEDVLNFVRAVMPTFENKIKLYKDEIPLFSRYQIEGQIETAFQREVKLPSGGSIVIDPTEALVSIDINSSRATKGHDIEETALQTNLEAAEEIARQLRLRDMGGLIVIDFIDMTPAKHQREVEQKMREALEIDRARVQVGKISRFGLLEMSRQRLRPSLGETRSEVCPRCEGQGTIRGIESLALSIMRLIYEESSKEKTGEVRAVVPVSVATFLLNEKRKQLADIEARQEVSVVVVPVPHMETPHFEILRLREDETTPEHISSHQVAQEYSEREEEVFEAPAPERPVREQAAVKAIRPSAPAPKPAAKPVESQDQEEGLFRRLGRKIAGFFGGEDEQPSETRDKNRAVREDRRNQGRQDRRKSRVARDDQRSAGNRTGSDRRQGGQPSRGDDSRGRGRNRSDDQNRPNQNRPAADKSGDSKGGEGRKDGQGRGRGQGRNKPQREQKEAREQKDQQQGPAKKPANAEKSAGGEKRGKPRRQRGRDGSPTEAPASTPAERKAERSERHQKDTQPEQPLESAGKPDVKQAGERPNDRAKATTPEKADQPKQTKTEPQATTAQAEKPADAKAKKPAEAKPETPAETRTEKPAEPKAADKPEAETEATKAGETAAKEVPTGKSESATAEAGSTARADRKPKSADKAEDQTDANKSKAAETDQPSAKPAEAAAPKAGKPDAESAATTGQAAPAKTESKAETSPSEKQAVAEPSTPAKPAPEAKPKAGTESPDTKAPEPKPTITPQSESKQEGEKVGKAETADAGETKSQEPSAIDVPVTPGRAYNDPREVRKRQRAAEEAKKAGSN; encoded by the coding sequence ATGAAAAGAATGCTCATCAATGCAACTCATCCCGAAGAGTTGCGCGTAGCTCTGGTCGACGGCCAGCGTCTGTTCGACCTCGACATCGAATCCAGCTCCCGCGAGCAGAAAAAAGCCAACATTTACAAAGGCCGCATTACGCGCGTCGAGCCCAGCCTTGAAGCTGCCTTTGTTGACTTTGGCGCCGAGCGCCACGGCTTTCTGCCTCTGAAGGAGATCTCCAAGGAGTACTTCAAGAAATCCCCCGGCCAGATCGAGGGCAAGATCAACATCAAGGATGTGGTATCCGAAGGCCAGGAAGTCATTGTCCAGGTTGACAAGGAAGAACGCGGCAACAAGGGCGCGGCCCTGACCACGTTCATTTCCCTGGCCGGACGCTACCTGGTACTGATGCCCAACAACCCCCGCGCCGGAGGCATTTCACGGCGTATCGAGGGTGATGAGCGCGCCCAACTTAAAGAGGCCATGAACGACGTCCAGGTACCCAAATCCATGGGCATCATCGTGCGCACGGCCGGTATCGGGCGAACCACGGAAGAACTCCAGTGGGACCTCGATTACCTGGTTCAGTTCTGGGAAGCCATTACCCAGGCGGCCGGCGAGCGCAAAGCGCCGTTCCTGATCCACCAGGAAAGCAACGTCATCATTCGCGCGGTACGTGATTACCTCCGCCAGGACATCGGCGAAGTGCTGATCGACGCCAACGGGGTGTATGAAGATGTCCTCAACTTCGTTCGCGCCGTCATGCCGACCTTCGAAAACAAGATCAAACTGTACAAGGACGAGATCCCTCTGTTCAGTCGCTATCAGATCGAAGGCCAGATCGAGACCGCCTTCCAGCGGGAAGTAAAGCTTCCCTCTGGCGGCTCCATTGTCATCGACCCTACCGAGGCCCTGGTCTCGATCGACATCAACTCCTCCCGTGCCACCAAAGGGCACGATATCGAGGAAACAGCGCTCCAGACCAACCTGGAGGCCGCTGAAGAGATCGCTCGCCAGTTGCGCCTGCGCGATATGGGCGGCCTGATCGTCATCGACTTCATCGACATGACCCCGGCCAAACACCAGCGGGAAGTCGAGCAGAAGATGCGTGAAGCTCTGGAAATTGACCGGGCCCGCGTTCAGGTTGGCAAGATTTCCCGCTTCGGCCTGCTGGAAATGTCGCGGCAGCGTCTGCGCCCGTCACTCGGCGAGACCCGAAGTGAAGTCTGCCCCCGTTGCGAGGGTCAGGGCACCATCCGTGGCATCGAGTCTCTGGCACTGAGCATCATGCGCCTGATCTACGAGGAATCCTCGAAGGAGAAAACGGGCGAAGTCCGGGCGGTGGTTCCGGTGTCCGTGGCCACCTTCCTGCTGAACGAAAAGCGCAAGCAGTTGGCCGACATCGAAGCCCGCCAGGAAGTCAGCGTGGTCGTCGTGCCGGTTCCTCACATGGAGACACCTCACTTCGAAATTCTGCGCCTGCGCGAGGATGAAACCACGCCTGAGCATATTTCCAGCCACCAGGTGGCCCAGGAATACAGCGAGCGTGAAGAAGAGGTGTTTGAAGCTCCGGCACCCGAGCGTCCGGTACGCGAACAGGCCGCGGTCAAGGCAATCCGACCGAGCGCCCCTGCCCCCAAGCCGGCCGCCAAGCCCGTCGAATCTCAGGATCAGGAAGAAGGACTTTTCCGGCGCCTGGGTCGCAAAATCGCTGGTTTCTTTGGCGGTGAGGACGAACAACCGTCTGAGACCCGCGACAAGAACCGCGCCGTGCGCGAGGATCGCCGGAACCAGGGTCGCCAGGACCGCCGCAAATCCCGGGTTGCCCGCGACGACCAGCGCTCAGCTGGCAATCGCACCGGAAGCGACCGTCGCCAGGGCGGACAGCCGAGCCGTGGAGATGACAGTCGCGGCCGCGGACGCAACCGTAGCGACGATCAGAACCGCCCCAACCAGAATCGACCGGCCGCCGACAAGTCCGGCGACAGCAAAGGCGGTGAGGGTCGCAAGGACGGCCAAGGCAGAGGCCGCGGCCAGGGGCGCAACAAACCCCAGCGCGAACAGAAAGAAGCTCGCGAGCAGAAGGATCAGCAGCAGGGTCCCGCGAAGAAGCCAGCCAACGCCGAAAAGAGCGCCGGAGGCGAGAAGCGTGGCAAGCCCCGTCGCCAACGTGGCCGTGATGGCTCTCCAACGGAAGCGCCTGCTTCTACGCCGGCAGAACGTAAAGCCGAACGTAGCGAGAGGCATCAGAAGGACACCCAGCCTGAGCAGCCGCTGGAATCCGCTGGCAAGCCGGACGTGAAGCAAGCCGGGGAGCGCCCGAACGATCGCGCCAAGGCGACGACGCCGGAAAAAGCCGATCAGCCGAAGCAGACCAAAACCGAGCCTCAGGCAACCACGGCCCAGGCTGAGAAACCCGCAGACGCCAAGGCCAAGAAACCGGCAGAGGCCAAACCGGAGACACCGGCAGAAACCAGGACGGAGAAACCGGCTGAGCCAAAAGCGGCTGACAAGCCTGAGGCAGAGACCGAGGCGACCAAGGCTGGCGAAACCGCGGCCAAAGAGGTGCCAACCGGTAAGTCTGAATCGGCAACAGCCGAGGCCGGCAGCACTGCCCGTGCTGACCGAAAGCCGAAGTCGGCCGATAAGGCAGAGGACCAGACGGACGCCAACAAGAGCAAGGCTGCGGAAACTGATCAGCCGTCGGCAAAACCCGCGGAAGCCGCTGCCCCCAAAGCCGGCAAGCCGGACGCCGAATCCGCCGCCACGACCGGGCAAGCCGCGCCTGCCAAAACCGAATCAAAGGCTGAAACATCGCCTTCGGAAAAGCAGGCTGTCGCTGAACCGTCGACTCCGGCCAAGCCGGCACCCGAGGCCAAGCCAAAGGCCGGCACCGAGTCTCCGGACACCAAAGCGCCTGAACCCAAACCCACGATCACGCCGCAATCCGAGTCAAAACAGGAAGGCGAGAAAGTGGGCAAAGCAGAAACTGCCGATGCCGGCGAGACCAAGTCACAGGAACCATCTGCCATTGATGTTCCGGTGACCCCGGGTCGTGCCTACAATGACCCAAGAGAAGTCCGCAAGCGCCAACGCGCCGCGGAAGAGGCCAAGAAGGCCGGGAGTAATTAA
- a CDS encoding YecA/YgfB family protein — MLSNSDIEALEDILFAEPWGDEALDFFGLHGVVCASVVGPAELSAEDIFRLATGTQAVPGGEVPETFARCVHKLSEDMAHALDMGQALELPEPEDGDPMNALENWCAGFVDTFLEHEDEWLEAASEEETADLLVPMLTLSGLFDDEDFQKVRNSDKLSRQMADAIPDSLTDLYLLFHAPD, encoded by the coding sequence ATGCTATCCAATTCCGACATCGAAGCGCTGGAAGACATCCTGTTTGCCGAACCCTGGGGAGACGAAGCCCTGGACTTCTTCGGTCTGCATGGAGTTGTCTGTGCCAGTGTCGTCGGGCCGGCAGAGCTGAGCGCGGAAGACATCTTCCGCCTCGCCACGGGCACCCAGGCGGTGCCCGGCGGGGAGGTTCCAGAGACCTTCGCCCGCTGCGTCCACAAGCTCTCCGAGGACATGGCTCATGCCCTGGACATGGGGCAGGCACTCGAGCTCCCGGAACCGGAAGATGGCGACCCCATGAATGCGCTGGAAAACTGGTGCGCCGGGTTCGTGGACACATTCCTGGAGCATGAGGACGAATGGCTGGAAGCCGCCAGTGAGGAAGAGACGGCCGACCTGCTCGTGCCTATGCTCACGCTCTCCGGACTGTTTGACGACGAGGACTTCCAGAAGGTCCGCAACAGCGACAAACTGTCACGCCAGATGGCCGATGCCATTCCGGATTCTCTTACCGACCTTTACCTGCTGTTCCACGCGCCGGATTAG
- a CDS encoding PHP domain-containing protein codes for MTIPQASTLCIDLHCHSTASDGALEPAALVNRAVERGVTHLSLTDHDTIAGLSEARTAARERGLVMIPGVELSCLWKSRTIHIVGLDFNPDDESFLAALERQNDNRWARARSIADRLSKLKVPDLFDRATAVSGGDVPGRPHFAQVLVQAGVVSNTAQAFKRHLGNGKPGDVKAFWPELEEVVGWINEAGGIAVLAHPRKYQLTATKLRELTADFRRAGGRAIEVSTSGQSSGDLGFLAELCRREGLLASQGSDFHFPGAPWCELGKIMKMPDGLEPVWHHFTTPVESPAPV; via the coding sequence GTGACTATACCGCAAGCCTCCACTCTGTGCATTGATCTGCATTGCCACAGTACCGCCTCTGACGGGGCCCTGGAGCCTGCCGCACTGGTGAACCGAGCCGTGGAGCGTGGGGTAACCCATCTCTCACTGACCGACCATGACACGATCGCAGGTCTGTCAGAAGCGCGCACTGCTGCCCGTGAGCGGGGCCTGGTCATGATTCCGGGCGTTGAGCTCTCCTGCCTGTGGAAGAGCCGTACCATTCACATTGTTGGTTTGGACTTCAATCCGGACGATGAGTCGTTTCTGGCGGCTTTGGAGCGTCAGAATGACAATCGGTGGGCGAGGGCGCGTTCGATTGCGGACCGGTTGAGCAAGCTCAAAGTTCCCGATTTGTTTGACCGTGCCACGGCCGTTTCCGGCGGCGATGTGCCCGGTCGCCCCCATTTCGCGCAGGTGCTGGTTCAGGCCGGCGTGGTCAGTAACACGGCTCAGGCCTTCAAGCGCCACCTTGGGAATGGCAAGCCCGGTGATGTCAAAGCCTTCTGGCCGGAATTGGAGGAAGTCGTGGGCTGGATCAACGAGGCTGGCGGCATTGCCGTATTGGCGCACCCGCGAAAGTATCAGTTGACGGCCACGAAACTGAGGGAACTGACGGCCGATTTTCGACGTGCTGGCGGCCGCGCGATAGAAGTCTCGACGTCCGGTCAGTCCAGCGGAGATCTGGGTTTCCTGGCGGAACTGTGTCGCCGGGAGGGCCTACTGGCGTCCCAGGGTAGCGATTTTCATTTCCCGGGGGCGCCCTGGTGCGAGCTCGGAAAAATCATGAAAATGCCAGACGGGCTTGAGCCGGTCTGGCATCATTTCACAACGCCTGTGGAGTCGCCCGCGCCGGTCTAA
- a CDS encoding YciI family protein, translating to MYYAIISEDVENSLPLRQSARPAHLERLEALKAEGRLLVAGPHPAIDTPDPGEAGFTGSLVVAEFDSLEAAQTWADADPYMDAGVYRNVTVKPFKAVLP from the coding sequence ATGTACTACGCGATTATCAGCGAGGACGTCGAAAACAGCCTGCCCCTGCGTCAGTCTGCGCGGCCTGCACATCTTGAACGCCTGGAAGCACTAAAAGCCGAAGGCCGCCTGCTGGTGGCAGGGCCTCATCCCGCAATCGACACCCCGGATCCCGGTGAAGCCGGCTTCACCGGCAGCCTGGTCGTCGCCGAATTTGACTCCCTCGAAGCTGCACAGACCTGGGCCGATGCGGACCCTTACATGGATGCCGGTGTCTACCGGAACGTGACCGTGAAACCGTTCAAGGCCGTACTGCCGTAA
- a CDS encoding TIGR04211 family SH3 domain-containing protein, whose protein sequence is MTPFRLLISVLFVVSSVAVAQAKTVWVDDQLYLPVRAGAGTQFRIIENAVPSGTPLEVLETTESGYTRVRTPKGTEGWVSSQYLSDTPIAADRLQRANRELEQTRNELSQVKEQLSEVTKERNSLQSSESSLSDRSQALQQELQRIKSIAADSINLERRNRELREENQKIRNDLEVLTAENERLEASKESDFMLLGAGLVLGGVLLALIIPMLKPTRKTDNWA, encoded by the coding sequence GTGACGCCTTTCCGTCTTCTTATCAGTGTGCTGTTTGTTGTGTCTTCCGTGGCAGTTGCCCAGGCAAAAACCGTCTGGGTTGATGACCAGCTGTACCTGCCCGTTCGGGCCGGGGCCGGCACCCAGTTCCGGATCATCGAAAATGCCGTTCCGAGCGGGACACCGCTGGAGGTCCTGGAAACGACAGAATCCGGTTACACGCGCGTACGCACGCCCAAGGGCACCGAAGGCTGGGTCTCCAGCCAGTATCTGAGCGACACACCGATTGCCGCAGACCGCCTCCAGCGGGCGAATCGCGAACTGGAGCAGACCCGAAATGAGCTGTCACAGGTTAAGGAACAACTCTCCGAAGTGACCAAGGAGCGCAATTCCCTTCAGAGTTCCGAGTCTTCCCTCTCGGACCGCTCCCAGGCGCTCCAACAAGAGCTGCAACGCATCAAGAGCATCGCGGCAGACTCCATCAATCTGGAGCGCCGGAACCGGGAACTCCGCGAAGAAAACCAGAAGATCCGTAACGACCTGGAAGTGCTGACGGCGGAAAACGAGCGCCTGGAAGCCAGCAAGGAATCGGATTTCATGTTACTCGGAGCCGGCCTCGTTCTCGGCGGTGTTCTTCTGGCACTGATTATTCCGATGCTGAAACCAACAAGAAAAACCGACAACTGGGCCTGA
- a CDS encoding PilZ domain-containing protein: MRDYSEKRDFHRMQVNSEIELTDSNGETFTGICRDLSAAGMQLFVKRPVVVGEELKTLLRPTGDQIPPLETVCEVLRCEPDGDGYLLGATINEVS; this comes from the coding sequence ATGCGGGATTACTCGGAGAAGCGGGACTTTCACCGAATGCAGGTGAACTCAGAGATCGAGTTGACCGATAGCAATGGTGAGACGTTTACCGGCATTTGCCGGGACCTCAGCGCCGCTGGCATGCAGCTGTTCGTGAAGCGACCGGTGGTCGTGGGTGAAGAACTGAAAACGCTGCTACGCCCTACTGGCGACCAGATTCCGCCACTGGAAACCGTTTGTGAGGTATTGCGCTGCGAACCGGATGGTGACGGTTACCTGCTGGGTGCAACCATTAACGAGGTAAGCTGA
- the rraA gene encoding ribonuclease E activity regulator RraA: MTEIITPDLCDEFPDVQVVEPGFNNYGGNKAFGGEIVTVKCFEDNSVVKEQVGQPGNGRVMVVDGGASKRHALLGDMLAEKAATNGWAGLIIYGCVRDVDEIGKTALGVQALGTHPRKSEKRGLGDLNVAVTFGGVTFHPGHYVYADNNGIIVSEKPLV; this comes from the coding sequence GTGACAGAGATCATTACACCCGACCTGTGTGACGAGTTTCCGGACGTTCAGGTTGTCGAGCCCGGTTTCAATAATTACGGCGGCAACAAGGCGTTCGGGGGCGAAATCGTCACCGTGAAGTGCTTTGAGGATAACTCGGTCGTGAAAGAGCAGGTTGGTCAGCCTGGTAATGGCCGGGTCATGGTCGTCGATGGTGGCGCATCCAAACGCCATGCTCTGCTGGGAGACATGCTGGCGGAAAAAGCGGCGACGAATGGCTGGGCCGGTCTTATCATCTATGGCTGTGTGCGGGATGTCGATGAAATCGGCAAGACCGCGTTGGGCGTGCAGGCGCTGGGAACCCATCCGCGCAAGAGCGAGAAGCGTGGCCTGGGAGATCTGAACGTGGCGGTGACATTTGGCGGGGTGACCTTCCATCCGGGCCACTACGTTTACGCCGACAACAACGGCATCATCGTTTCCGAGAAGCCTCTGGTCTGA